GGGATCCCAGGCGCGCGAGCGGGCCTATGTGAGCGTGCCGCTAGATCCAGCGACCTGGGCGGACCTCCCCCGCCGCGTGCATCAGCCCAAGCCCACTTGGATCGAAATCTGCGTGCTCGAGCTCGATGGGAGCGCAGTCAACGAGGCGGGATTCTTGGACTTAGTGGAAGAGCGCCTGTTCGAACGCGGATAGTCAGGCTCCGTCCCTCGACCTAGCCGTGAGTTTTTCCGCGCATCTGGAGATCCCGCTGCCAACAGCCACGTAGAAGGCTCTGATATGCGCCTGACACACCTCGTGGGATTGTCGTTCGTCTGCATGTTTTCAACCAGCGCCGGGGTGTGGGCCTTGACCCCCGCCGACGCTGTGGGGGCCGAGGGAGCCAACGTGCCGCTCACCGTCGCCGCTCCCGAGGAGGAAGCTCAGGCGGTGCCGTTGGTGTCGAAGCCCGGCACCTTGAGCTTCGAGGCCCGGCTCGGCCACCAGCAACTTCCGTCCGGCGTCGCCAACCGCTCTTTCGTGTCGGTGCAGGTCAGTGCACCTGACACCGCGCCTGGCATCGCCAAGCAGCCGCTGAACCTCGCCATCGCCATCGACCGCAGCGGTTCGATGAAAGGTGTGCGGCTGACCAACGCGGTCAACGCGGCGCGCGCGATGGTGCAGCGGCTACGCGATGGAGACGCGGTCAGCATCGTCAGCTACAACACCCAGACGGAGATCCTCGCGGATAGCACCACCATCGACGGCTCGAGTCGTGCGCGCTTGATGGACTCGCTCGATCGCATCACCGCTCAGGGGGACACCTGCATCTCCTGCGGCCTCGAGGAGTCGATGCGCCTCTTGCAGAAGCGCAGCAACATGGTCGACCGCATCTTGCTGCTGTCCGACGGTCAGCCGACGAGTGGCCTGCGTAGCGTTGCAGATTTCCGCAGCTTGGCGTCGCGCAGCGCGCGCATGGACTGTGCGATCAGCTCGATTGGCATCGACGTCGACTACAACGAGACGCTACTGATGGCCCTCGCCACCGGCACCAACGGGCGCCACCACTTCGCGGAGCAGGCGAAGGACTTGGGCCAGGTGTTCGACACCGAGCTTGCTTCCCTGCAGAGCACCGTCGCAGACGCCGCGGAGGTGGAGCTGGTGCTGGCTCCCGGCGTGCGCCTGCAAAAGATCTACGATCGCGCGTTCCGTCAGGAAGGTGACCGCGTCTTCGTTTCCCTGGGGAGCTTCGCAACGAAGGACGTGAAGACCGTGCTCGCCGAGGTCGAGGTCCCGGCAGGTGCGGATGGCACGCGTCCGATAGCCCAGGTGAACCTCGGCTACACCGATCTGATGCGAGGTGGAGCCAGCAAGACCGAGGCGGCGCTCAGCACCGCGCTCCTCACCGGGATCGCACCGAAGCTCGATCCCATCGTGGAGGCCCGCGTTGCACGCGCTGGCACCGCGGACAGCCTGACCCGCGCCAACGTGTTGTTCGGCAACGGCGACGTGGACGCTGCCAAGCGCGAGCTGCGGCGGCAAATCGACGACCTGAGTAACCGCGCCAAGGCCCCGGCTCCCAAACGCGCCAAGGCCGACATCGATCGCCAGCTGAGCGATCTGAAGGCCACTCAGACCGACTTCGAGGACGCCGAGCTGGATGCTCCCGCACCCGCCGCCGCTGCCAAGACCCGCGATGGCAAGGCCAGCCAAAAGAAGACCGGCGGTCGCGTGCTGTTGAACACCCTCTGAGCGCCTCATAACGCGACACCGGCATCGCCTGTCGTTCCTCAGCGGCACCTAGCCTAGCCTTGGTAGTCGAGCTAAAAGGGTCTCGTTTGCGGGGCTCGTGGCCGGCTTTGGGAAGGTCGCGCAGGTTTCCGCACGTAAGTGAGGATAATATGGCTTTGCGCGCGACGTCTGAGGGTTGGTTTTTGGGGGTGAGGCGAGGCGTTTTTGCTCTTGGCCTGGCTGCGGGCGCCGTGGGCTGCCAAGCCAGCGCCTCGGGAAGTTTCAACGTCGATAGCTCTGCGGACGCCAAGGCTCAGGCGGATGCCGACGCATCTCTGGATGCGCAGGCCGGGTCGGAGGAACCGAAGGTCACGCCGGTCGAGGTGGCCAGGATCGGTCGTTTCCGCAAGGTTGACGGCAAGCTGAACTACAGCGGCAACATCGAGTTCGAGTACAACAAGGCCAATCTGCGCAGTGATGAGGGCACCCAGTCCACCCTCAAGGAGCTGGTCGACTACCTGAAGAAGTACCCCGACGTGAAGCTCGAGATCGAGGGGCACACCGACTCGCGAGGTAGCGACCGCTACAATAAAGATCTCTCGGAGCGTCGCGCGGCCAGCCTGCGCAAATGGCTGATCTCGAGCGGCATCGATGAACAGCGCCTCACGAGCGTAGGTTATGGAGAGAGCAAGCCCCAGGTTCCGGAACCCGACGCCTGCCTCAACAAGACCCCGGACGACACCAGCCAGTGCGAGGAGCCGTGGCAGCGGAACCGCCGCGTGGTGTTCGCCATCACCGCCGGTGCCGAGACGATCCCCGAGGAACCAGTCGCAACCCCTGCACCTGCCCCAGCGCCAGAGCCGGAGCCGGAACCCGAGCCCACTCCAGCGCCGGAGCCGAAGCCGTCTTGTCCCACCAACTTGGTTGGCTTCCACATCAACGCGCTTGGCCCCAACTCGTTCTTCGGCGCTGAAGCGGCGTGGCAGCCCTTGTGCTGGCTCGAAGTGAGCGGCGGCCTGTACTACGGCTTTGCCAAGTTCACCGAGGATGCCGCCGGCGCCGAGGCCAAGGCGACCGCCCACAAGTTCAACATCCCGGTGAGGGGTCGCGTGTGGTTCATGGACACCCACAGCTTGATCGCTGAGCTCGGCGTGCTGGGCGCCCACTACCGCATCAATGGCCACGAAGAGAACGCACCTGGGGAGTTCGACTACGAGCGCACCAGCACGCATCTAGGCGGCTTTCTTGGGCTTGGCTATGGCTACCGCTCAGAGGCACCCTGGCGCATCGCGGCCGTGATCGGTGGCCTGGTGCAGACAGGCGACATGGACGGCTCGAGCACGACGTCCAATCTGCCCGCCGCGACGTCTCAAGCACTCAGCGCGGCCTTCGACTCGGACGGTAACGACCTGCTCGACCCGAAGCTCTACGGCGAGATCTCGTTCGGCTTGCTCTGGTGATCGGCGGGACGCGCGCCTGCGCTCTCTCCCGCCCGATCCAAAGCAAGCTTGAACAAGATCGGGCCACACACCTCGTTGATGGCGACCGTGGCGACCACGAGCGCCGCGAAACCCGCTCCGGCTTCGGGGAAAGCGCGTTGAATTACGACGGCGAGCCCCAAGGTCAAGCCCGCTTGCGATACCAGCCCTGACCAACCCCAGCGTCGGATGACGTCCGTGTCCCCCGCCCAGCGCGCCCCCACTCGACTTGCGATCCACGTGGAAACAGCGCGGCCTACCGCCAGGGTGACGGCTACCGGCCAGAGCGACGCGAGCAACGGCAAATCGAGGTGAGCGCCCGCGGTGGCGAAGAACAGTACGAAGACCACGCTGCCCGTGCGCTCTACTCCGTGCAGGAGCTTCTCCCCTTGCTCGGAGAAGTTCTCGACTACGAACCCTGCGGAAATAAATGTGAGCAAGGGATCGAGATGGATGTAGCGCAGGCCCTCCGTAAACACGAACCCCAGCAGCAGCAACACGATCAAGAGCTGCTTGTTTACCAGACGCAGGTAGGCCGCGAGGATCAAGCCCAGCGTGGTCCCCAGGGAGACGCTCCCCAGGATTTCGTGGCCGAGCGCGCTGAGCGCGTCGAGGGAAAACTCCGCTCCGGGAATGATCAACGGTCGCGCAATCAGCAGCACACCTGCCAGCATCACCACCACGACGACGTCGGAAGCCATGATGAAGGTGAGGGAGAAGCGCGCGAGCGGTCCCTTGGCCTGGGTCTGGGCGAGGATGCCGAGGCACGCCGACGGACTGCGGCTGACGCTCAGCACCGCCCACAACATGGCGAGACCGATCAGCGCCTTGACGTTGAGTGCTTTTGCGAATGGCAGGTAGCGCGAGCAGGCGAGGAACACACCCGTCATGAGGGTGAAGACGACCAGGCTCTGCGCCAACGTCGCGAACCCCACGCTGCGGGCTGTGCTACGCAGGAGTGACGTCTTGAGCTCGGCGCCACCGGCAAGTGCGATCAGCGCCAAGGCCAAGGTATTGACCGGGCTCAGGCGCTCCACGGTGTGATGGTCGACCAAGTGCAACACATGGGGGCCGACCAACACGCCGACCGCCAGGTACCCAGAGAGGTGCGGTAGGCCCAGCGGCTCGAGCAACTCTGAGAGCAGCAAGCCACCGATCACCAAGAGGCCAATCGCCGCGATGGTCGCGGCGCCGGGATCGATCTGGTGGGATGCATAGCGACTCGAGGCGTAGGCGACGCCGAGCATCGTCGCCAGGCCCACGAGTTGCGCTAGTCGCGCGAGGCCGGAAGGCTTGAGCGCGGCCGTA
The sequence above is drawn from the Polyangiaceae bacterium genome and encodes:
- a CDS encoding OmpA family protein gives rise to the protein MRRGVFALGLAAGAVGCQASASGSFNVDSSADAKAQADADASLDAQAGSEEPKVTPVEVARIGRFRKVDGKLNYSGNIEFEYNKANLRSDEGTQSTLKELVDYLKKYPDVKLEIEGHTDSRGSDRYNKDLSERRAASLRKWLISSGIDEQRLTSVGYGESKPQVPEPDACLNKTPDDTSQCEEPWQRNRRVVFAITAGAETIPEEPVATPAPAPAPEPEPEPEPTPAPEPKPSCPTNLVGFHINALGPNSFFGAEAAWQPLCWLEVSGGLYYGFAKFTEDAAGAEAKATAHKFNIPVRGRVWFMDTHSLIAELGVLGAHYRINGHEENAPGEFDYERTSTHLGGFLGLGYGYRSEAPWRIAAVIGGLVQTGDMDGSSTTSNLPAATSQALSAAFDSDGNDLLDPKLYGEISFGLLW
- a CDS encoding sodium:proton exchanger, encoding MSAHTAALKPSGLARLAQLVGLATMLGVAYASSRYASHQIDPGAATIAAIGLLVIGGLLLSELLEPLGLPHLSGYLAVGVLVGPHVLHLVDHHTVERLSPVNTLALALIALAGGAELKTSLLRSTARSVGFATLAQSLVVFTLMTGVFLACSRYLPFAKALNVKALIGLAMLWAVLSVSRSPSACLGILAQTQAKGPLARFSLTFIMASDVVVVVMLAGVLLIARPLIIPGAEFSLDALSALGHEILGSVSLGTTLGLILAAYLRLVNKQLLIVLLLLGFVFTEGLRYIHLDPLLTFISAGFVVENFSEQGEKLLHGVERTGSVVFVLFFATAGAHLDLPLLASLWPVAVTLAVGRAVSTWIASRVGARWAGDTDVIRRWGWSGLVSQAGLTLGLAVVIQRAFPEAGAGFAALVVATVAINEVCGPILFKLALDRAGESAGARPADHQSKPNEISP
- a CDS encoding VWA domain-containing protein; the protein is MRLTHLVGLSFVCMFSTSAGVWALTPADAVGAEGANVPLTVAAPEEEAQAVPLVSKPGTLSFEARLGHQQLPSGVANRSFVSVQVSAPDTAPGIAKQPLNLAIAIDRSGSMKGVRLTNAVNAARAMVQRLRDGDAVSIVSYNTQTEILADSTTIDGSSRARLMDSLDRITAQGDTCISCGLEESMRLLQKRSNMVDRILLLSDGQPTSGLRSVADFRSLASRSARMDCAISSIGIDVDYNETLLMALATGTNGRHHFAEQAKDLGQVFDTELASLQSTVADAAEVELVLAPGVRLQKIYDRAFRQEGDRVFVSLGSFATKDVKTVLAEVEVPAGADGTRPIAQVNLGYTDLMRGGASKTEAALSTALLTGIAPKLDPIVEARVARAGTADSLTRANVLFGNGDVDAAKRELRRQIDDLSNRAKAPAPKRAKADIDRQLSDLKATQTDFEDAELDAPAPAAAAKTRDGKASQKKTGGRVLLNTL